A stretch of DNA from Acidobacteriota bacterium:
TGAACGCCTGGCTGCCTAGAGCGTATTCAATCTCCCAGCGGACCTGTTCGGAGAGGACACCGTCCGGGGTCAGCAGGACAACCATCGCATCAGATCCTCGGAGTGCCTGGGTTGCCTTCTCCGACCAAAGGTCACCCGGCAATACGTCACGTCTATAGTCCCAAACGGTCAAACCAGCCTGACTAAGGCCATCTCCTATCCTTCTTGCCAACTTCTCGTCTGACTTGGCATAGCTGAGAAAGACTTTCATAGTTCAATCCTTTGTCGAAGAGACGCTGTCATTATATTCCGGGCCATTAGGCATAACAAGCATCAGTCACAAGCTCGGTCGCTCCGATTTGATCGGGTAACTCTCCGGACGGGCATTATGCAAACCCTGACCAGTTGCTATAATCGGGAATCGCACGGGCTTCACGCATCGCATTCTATGAACAAGTTTATTGAAGCCGCCGCCATTGCCCTCTCTTCGATAATGGCCCACAAGCTGAGGTCGTTCCTCACTCTGCTGGGTGTCATCATCGGCGTGGCAGTGGTCACCGCTGTCGCCACTGTCATCGAAGGCGCGAACGTTTATATCAAAGAGAAGATTGCGACGCTCGGCGCGGGTGTGTTCAGCTTGCAGAAAGCCAGCGTCACCAGCTTCGGCGATTTTCAGAAATTCCTCGACGCCTTTCGCCGCAACCCCGACCTGACAATCGACGACCTTGCGGCGTTGCGCGAATCGGTTACCCTCGCCGAGCAAATCGGCGCGCAGGATGGCGGCTCGAAGCCCGTCAAATACGGGAACGTCACCCTGGACGGCGTAGGCGTTCAAGGTGTCACCCCGAATACCTTGCTGCTTTCAAGCACTGAAATAGCGCAGGGCCGGTACATAAACGATTTCGACAACGAAAGCCGCAAGGATGTTGCGTTCCTGGGCTCTGAGGTGGCAGAGGGCTTGTTCCCGCAAATCGATCCGATCGGCAAAGACATAAAGATCGGCCCGGATTTGTATACGGTTATAGGAGTGGCTAAGAAGCTAGGCTCCGTGCTCGGGCAATCTCAGGACAATTTTGTTCAGCTTCCGCTGCTGACTTTCTTCAAGGCATTCGGCAAGCGAAGCTCGCCCACTTTTCGAATCATCATCCGCGGGCGCCCGGATGTCCCTCCCGAGAAGGTTCAGGATCAGGTGCGAGTAATGATGCGCACCCGTCACAAGCTCGACTACAGCAAGCCGGATGATTTTTCGATTGCCACCGATGAAGCCACCGAGCAATTGCTCGGATCTATCGTCAGCGTGGTCGCCGCCGTGGCTTTTCCGGTGGTCGGAATCTCGCTGGTGATCGGCGGCATCGTGATTATGAATATAATGCTCGCCAGCGTGACCGAACGCACGCGCGAAATCGGGATTCGTAAGTCCCTCGGAGCGACTCGGCGAGACATACTCATGCAGTTTCTCGTCGAGTCGGCGATGATGTCAGGAATCGGAGGTCTGATCGGTCTGCTGCTCGCAGTCGTCAGCATGGCCATCCTGAAGCAATTCGTGCCGGTGCCTGTGGCCATCCCGCTTTGGGCTCCGGTCATCGCGATTTCGGTATCAACGCTCGTCGGAGTATTCTTCGGGCTCTACCCTGCGAACCGCGCCGCGCGGCTCGATCCGATCACCGCGTTGCGAGCAGATTAGGAAGGAACGTAATGATAAGTGAACCGTGATTCGTGAGCAGCGATGCGTGATTCGTAACGCGTGATGCGTGACTGAGTGGTTGAACTCTGACCTCCGGTCACGCATCACGCATCACGCATCACGAATCAACAATCACGCACTACTGCTATGCATATTCAAGAGATCGGCGAAAACGTTTTGATGGCGCTCGACACGCTGCGGACGCACAAGGTGCGTTCCGCTCTGACAATGCTCGGCGTGATCGGCGGCACGATGACCGTTATCGCCATCTCGTCGTTCCTGACGGGACTCAGCGAGTTTGTGCTGGAACAAACGAAACGTTTCGGCCCTGACATCGTGTTCGTCACCAAATGGGACAACATCGGGATTCGGTTCAGCCGTCCTTCGCAATCCGAGCGCTCGCGTAAGAACCTGACCATCGACGACGCGCGAGCGGTTGCCGAGCTTCCCTCGGCAGAGAGCGTAAGCCCCACGATGATTGTAGGGTCTTTCGGACCCGGCGGCACGCAGCCCGTCGTAAAACACAAAGGCATCGAAGCGAACCGGCCGCTGATCTTCGGCGTGTGGCCTAACTACGACGTGGTTCGCAACGTGTACATCAGGAGCGGCCGATTCTTCACCCCGGCCGAGCAGGACCATCGGTCACAGGTCGCTATCCTCGGGTCGGCGATCGCTGAGACCCTCTTCGGCGCGCTCGACCCGCTCGACCGGGAAGTCGAAGTGGACGGAAAGATTTATCACGTGATTGGCGTGATGGAAAAGGCGCCAGGCGGACTGTTCGGCGGCGACCCCGTCGAAGACCGGCAACTGATATTGCCGTTCGAGACGCTCAAGCGCGATCACCCGGAGATCGATGACATCACCATCAACGTGAAAGCCAGGCCCGATCGGTTTGGCAGGCTCATCGATGAAATAACCGAGCTGATGCGGCGCCGTCGCGGCGTGCCCAACGACAAACCGAACGACTTCGGCATCAGCACACCCGGCTCAATTTTCGAAGTGATCTCGCAGTTCGCTTCAGTCGCCAGCGTCATCGTCTTTCCGCTATCGGCGGCTGGCTTGCTGGTAGGCGGAATCGGCGTGATGAATATTATGCTTGTCTCGGTTACCGAACGGACCAAGGAAATCGGCGTACGCCGGGCGATCGGGGCCAGAAAGAGCGATATCATCTGGCAGTTCCTGACTGAGGCTATAACATTAACTGCCGTGGGCGGGGTGATCGGCATCTTTGCCGGTTGGGTGATCAGCCTGGCGCTCAGACAACTGGCCCCGACGCTTCCTTCGGTGATTCCTTTGTGGGCAGTCGTGCTTGGGTTTGTTGTATCCTGTTCCGTGGGCTTGATCTTTGGGATGTGGCCCGCCATGAAAGCCGCTCGCCTGGATCCAATCGAGGCACTAAGGTACGAATAGACTCTTCGTAGTACCCGTCAGCGTGTACAGATCTGAGAATAGACGTCCTAAGGCGATACACCGCACTGAGGCATATTGTCGCACCGGCGTCTAGTTTGTGACCATGTAATAGCCGGCTTGTTTTGCAACGGGCTGGTTCGAACCTGACCACTGAACCTCGCCCATGTCGTCGAGCAACATAAGCATGCTGCATTCAAGATCAGTGTAGGATGAGACATACAGCACCGGCCTTAACCCGCTGGCTGCACGCTGAAACAGCATCTCCTCCATGAGGTCGACCATATCGACGCCGGTTCGCGGCTTTGTCTTTGTGATGTCATTGGCTGCCGTTTTTTTCACGTCCTGGTTGGAGCAATCATTGTGCCGCAGAGCAAGTCGTCCGGCAGTCGGCCGGGCCTCCCTCAAGAAAACCAGTTTCGTTACCCCGGGATCACGAGTGGCGGTTGATGAGATTGCAAGGACGCGGCGGCGCTCCAACTAAGATGCATGAGCGGATTAATATCGAGCCCTGCACCCAACGTTGCGCGACAGGCCACCGACGGTGAGTGCTAGGCGTCGGGTAGTGTCCTAATCTTGTGTTGATATTCGCAAGTGCCCTGGCGCAAGACCGATGACGGGCGACGGAATATTTGGACTGCGGCGGCTTTTGTGCGTTGGCTTTCTGTGGCTTCGTCGGGAGAACCAAAAGCGGTGGAATGCACAGACGCCACCGCAGTCCAAATACGCGCTAGCTTGGTAGTGTTCTAGTCGACCAACACAAGTTTAGGACACTATCAGGCGTCCAGTCGTTACGTTAGCCTCCGAACACCGCGGCCCAACCGACTTTGACCAGAACATACACTGCCCAGAAGCCGAAGACCACCGTGGCCGTCTTTCCGGTTGTGATCTTGCGTGATCCGGCGATCGCTGCAAAGCCAATCGTTAACAATATCAAGAACCAGATAGAAAAGATGTCAATCGAGCCGGCTACGGACTTGATCACAGCCGACGTCTCGGACGAAAGAAACGCCGCCAAATTCGACGGCACTATACCGCTCGACTGGGTTGGGTCGATGCTTCGAAGGCCCTCCTCGTCGCGCACCATGAGCGAAGCCATGGTCACAACGGTCGCGACAATCCCGGTTGCGGCGGAGCTCCACGCGACTACTGATAGAATCTTCTTGAATGTTGTCTTAGCTTGGATGAACATCAGGCCAAGCGCGAAGATGCCGGCGAGTATCACATAGATGATCGGCGTGAAGACCGCCGCGATGATTGGAGAGAACTTCGCGATACTCTTCCCGAAGTCGACGCGCTGCTGCATCTGCTCTTCGGTGAGCGATTGGTTGCTCTTCTCCATTTGCTTCTTCATCTGGTTGCGCATGATCGAATCCCAATCGGGATGCACTCGCCATTGAAAGAAGAACGTTGAAGCAAGAACCGTCGCGATGCCGATGATCATCGGAGCAATCCAGGTTGGTTTTCGATTCACATCCGCAAACGTCTCGCCGGGCGACAGCAACACGCCGGTGAGCCTGGCCAGGGGTCCAAGCCGCGCAGGTTCATCAACGGGTGTTTGGTCTTGCTGGTGAGGCGCGCCATACGGCGGGGTTGCAGGGATCTGATCTTCGGGCTGACTCATTTTCGTTTATCTCCTGAGGGCAGTGTGAGATTTTGGATTTTAGATTGTGGATTTTGGATTGCAGTCATCACTCATCAATCCAAAATCGAAAATCTAAAGTCCAAAATTCCTCGTGAGCCTACTAGGTTTTCTCAGATGGCGCAACCACCATGCACGCAACAAAATGACCCGAACTCACTTCGATCAGTTGAGGCTCTGAGTCTGCGCACCGAGGCTCGGCGATCGGGCAGCGCGTGCGGAAGCGGCAACCGGACGGAGGCTCGATTGCCGTGGGGATGTCTCCCGTCAACCGCAGCCGTTCACGTCGAATCTCCGGATCGGGAATCGGTATGGCAGACAGCAGGGCGCGCGTGTACGGATGAAGCGGATTGTGAAATATCTCTTCACTGGAAGCTATCTCAACCAGTTTGCCGAGATACATGATGCCGACCCGAGTGGAGATATGCTCGACCACCGACAGCCCGTGCGAGATGAACAAATACGTCAGACCGAGCTGCTCTTGCAGATCTTGAAGCAGGTTCACCACCTGCGCCTGAACTGATACGTCGAGCGCCGACACTGGCTCGTCGCAAACGATGAATCTGGGATTGAGCGCCAGCGCTCGGGCGATGCCGATCCGCTGCCGCTGGCCGCCTGAGAATTCGTGCGGATAGCGATCCGCGTGCTCGGGTTCGAGTCCGACCAGCCGGAGCAATTCCGCTACGCGATCCCGCCGCCCGCCTCGATCGCCGATACGATGAATGGTAAGCGGTTCCCCGACGATCCGGCCCACCGTCATTCGTGGGTTGAGCGATGAGTACGGGTCTTGAAAGATAATCTGAATATCTCGCCGCAGCCGGCGCAGATCGTTAGAACTCAGCGCGAGCAAGTCCTGGCCGTCGAAGCTCACGCCGCCGGATGTAGGCTCGATCAGTCTGAGGATGCAGCGTCCCGTGGTTGATTTGCCACAGCCCGATTCACCCACCAGGCCAAACGTTTCACCTCGACGGATGCTGAAGCTGACGTCGTCGACGGCTCTCACAGCGTCGCGCCCGATGCCGAGGAGTCCACTGCCCACTGGAAAATGTTTCGTGAGGTTCCGTACTTCGACTAAATTTGGTTCAACGGTCATCTGTTCAATTCAAGTTGCCGCGAGTCAGAAGTGGCCGTTTTACGACATGCCAACGCCCGTTTTTGTTTGCGCGTTGCTTGAGCGCTCAGAATGAGTCTTTGCTGGTTCATCGCCGACCTGATCATATCGAATACATCGCGCGCGATGCTCGTCGCTCACCGCAATCAGTGGGACCTCGCCCTTCTTGCATTGATCGATCACATACGCGCACCTCGGCGCGAACTTGCAACCCTCAGGCAAATGCAACAGATTTGGCACGGCGCCTTCGATCGTCTGAAGCCGGCGCAATTTCAACCCTTCTTCCGTAAGACGCGGCACCGAACGCAACAGCCCTTCAGTGTAAGGATGCCGCGGGTTATGAAAGATCTCGCGGACCGAAGCTTCTTCGACGATGCGCCCCGCATACATCACGGCTACGCGGTCCGCGGTCTCCGCGACGACGCCGAGATCATGGGTGATCAGCAGCATCGACAGAGCGAAATCCGCTCTCAAGTTTCGAAGCAACTCGAGAATCTCGGCCTGAATCGTCACGTCAAGCGCGGTGGTCGGCTCGTCGGCGATAAGCAGCCTGGGTTTGCATGACAATGCCATAGCGATCATCACCCGCTGGCGCATGCCTCCCGACAGTTGGTGCGGGTAATCCTTCGCGCGCCGCCCGGCATCCGTGATCTTCACACGGGTCATCATCTCAACAGCTTTCTTCCAAGCTTGCCGGGGCTGAAGACCCTCGTGAAGCTCGATTGCTTCGGCGATTTGGTCTCCGACCGTATAGACAGGATTGAGCGAAGTCATCGGGTCCTGAAAGATCATAGCGATCTCTCGACCGCGCAGCCGCCGCATCTGCTCATTGTCGAGCTTCATGAGGTCGCGGCCATTGAATATGATCTCGCCCGCCATGATTTTTCCTGGCGACGGAACCAATCGCATGATGGAGAGGCTGGTGACCGACTTGCCGCTGCCGGATTCTCCGACAAGCGCGAGCGTCGACCCGGGCTTGATAGCGAAGCTCAGGTCATCCGCGGCTTTGATAGTGCCGGCCCGGGTTAAGAAGTGAGTGCTGAGGTTTTTGACTTCAAGAATGTTGTCAGTCATCACTTCGGCCTACTGAGGCGCTTTCAACAGGTTTGACCGGCGATCGTGCCGTTGGTCCTGAAAGTAGAGAGATTCGGATTATTCATAGCTCGCGCCGGTGTACTCTCCAAACACCGCGCGCAACCGGTCGGATATCTCGCCAAGCGTTGCGGAAGCTTCAACGGTTCGAATGATGCGAGGCATCAAGTTCTCATCAGAGCGAGCGGCTTGCTCCACTTCATCGAGCGCCGCACTCACCGCGTCTCCATCTCGGCGCGCACGCACGCGATTGAGCCGCTCGATCTGCTGCCGCTCGAGTTCCGGATCAATCCTTAGCAACGGCACCGTAGCCGACTCGTCTGACGTGAATCTATTCACGCCGACGATCGTCTGTTCCCCCGATTCAACTCTGCGCTGATACTCGTACGCCGCGTGCTCGATTTCGCGCTGAACAAACCCCTTCTCTATTGCTCGCAGCATCCCGCCGATATCGTCGATCTTCTGAATGTAGTCGGAAGCCAATCGCTCGATCTCATTGGTCAGGTGTTCGATTGCGTACGCCCCGCCGAGCGGATCGGCCGTGTCGGGCACACCCGATTCATAACCGATCACCTGCTGCGTTCGAAGCGCGATGCGCGCGGCGTGCTCGGTTGGAAGCCCCAACGCTTCGTCCATCGAATTCGTGTGAAGCGATTGCGCTCCGCCCAGCACCGCCGCCAGCGCTTGAATCGTCGTGCGGACGATGTTCACCTCCGGCTGCTGAGCAGTCAGCGATGAGCCGGCGGTCTGCGCGTGGAAGCGAAGCATCTGAGATCGTGGATCGCGGGCGTTGAAGCGCTCGCGCATTATTCGCGCCCACAACCTGCGAGCCGCCCTGAACTTTGCCACCTCTTCCAGAAACTGATTGTGTGAGTTGAAGAAGAACGCCATGCGCGGCGCGAACTGGTCGACGTCCAGACCGCTGTCCACCGCAGCCTGCACATAAGCGATTGCATCCGCCAACGTAAAGGCCACTTCCTGGGCGGCCGTGGAACCGGCTTCGCGAATGTGATAACCCGAAATCGAGATCGTGTTCCAACGCGGCACTTCGCGGGCGCAGTAAGCAAAAATGTCGGTCACGATCCGAAGACTTTCGCGAGGAGGATAGATGTAAGTGCCTCGCGCGATGTACTCCTTCAGAATGTCGTTTTGAATCGTCCCCGAAATTTTGTCGGGCGAGACGCCTTGCTTGTTGGCAACAGCGATGTACATCGCGAGCAGTATCGCGGCGGTCGAGTTGATAGTCATCGACGTGGAGACTTTGTCGAGCGGAATCTGATCGAACAGCATTTCCATATCTTCGATTGTGTCGATCGCGACGCCGACCCTGCCGACTTCCCCGCGCGCCATCGGATGGTCCGAGTCGTAACCCATTTGCGTTGGTAGATCGAACGCGACCGACAACCCGGTCTGCCCTTGCTCAAGAAGGTATCGATATCGAGCATTCGAATCAGCCGCCGATGCATATCCCGCGTACTGCCGCATGGTCCACAGCTTGCCGCGATACATCGTCTCGTAAGGTCCGCGCGCATACGGGAACTCGCCGGGATCGTTTAAATCGCGCTCGTAGTCTACCGGCGCGTCCTCGGGCCGGAAGACGGTTTTCATCTCAATACCCGAGCTCGTTTCGGCCTTTCCTTCGGTGCGCTTTTTCGTGCTCATGTAGTCTCCGCTGATCTCGATGGTTCAGATTAGCAAACGCGAGGTTGCTTGCCAAACTTCGAGTCCTGCGAGTCCTGGGAGCGCACCTGCTTACCAGCGCTTGCGACGCAGGCTATGAAGATCAATAGCGCGCCCGCGAAAACTAACGAGTGGGCGTCTGCCCATTCGGCTGCCGCAAGACCGATCACCCGCGGACTTGTAAGATTGAAGAGGCCAAATGCAGCGAGCAACGCCGCAGCTATCAAGCACCTCGGCGCCTTAGCCGACGCTCTCGCCCGCACGAACAGTAACGTCACTGGCAAGATCAGAATGACGTAGTGTGCTTTCCAACTAAGCGGCGAGAGCAACACAATGCAACAAAAGAACGGCGCCGCGGCGGCCAGGTCGCTTCGAGCGCGGACCGCTGCGAAGCTTGCCAAGGCGAGCAGCGCAATCGAGATTAGCAACGTCGTTGCGTCCCCCGGCCGGCGAGATGACCCTTCGTTGTTGGGCTGGGCGGCTTCATTCGCGTGCGCCGTGAGCCTTGCGACCGCACCGCGCAATGATTGATTGCCTGCGTACGCAAAGTCGTAGCCCTGTTCGTTCTTCACGGTCCGGTTCACGAACACTCGAAAAGCATCAGTGCTGTGCGCGCCAAACGGCAAGAAGCTCAAGGCTGTGACTGCAACCAGAAGCGCGGCGCAGGCTGCCGCGAATTTCAATCTGAGCTTGGCGATGTGATACACGAGCAGCACTGCCGGGGTCAGCTTGATCGAAACAGCAAAGACCAACGCGACCGCCGATAGTGCCTTTCGGTCACGCGCGTAAAGGTACACGTGAGCAACCGAGAGCGCTGCAACCAGCGGATTAACCTGTCCCAAACTCAAACTGTCGAGCACGAAGCGGAAAACGATCACCACCGCGCTCGCCGCAATTACCGCTCGCCACGCAAACGACTCGTCGACGGATTGCTTCAGTGCTGCAGAGTCGCGTTTTTTGCCGTCACTCGCAAGATTAGCTGACATCCAGGCGGCGGCAGCAACCGACCCAACATTGATCAGAAACCAAAAGTAAGCGGCCACCGGCAAAGGCAAAAGAGCGAACGGAGCGGTTAGCTCTGCAAGAAGCGGCGGATAAATGTAAGGCGTCCAGTCACCCAGCGAGTGCTGGTATGGGTCGCGGCCGGCGATCACCTCGCGCGCGGCGTGATAGTAGACGCTAAAGTCGTTCCCGTAAACATTCGGATCAGCGCCGCTCTTGCGAGCGAAGTAGAACCCGCTCAACAAGGCGACAACGGCGAGCGCTACGACGACAGCTCGCGTCGCCGTTAATCGGCCTCTCCGCCGCCGTCCCGAAGATGTCGCCCGTAATAGACCAGTATCTGCCATTCCTCACCGTATTTACTCAACACAGCTCGCTGGTTCGGCTAACAACAGAACCTTACTCAGGATCAAGGTCGGGAAGGGTGGCTTGCCCCCGCTTAGCGTCCTTTGCGAGTCTTTGCATTCTTTGCGCGAACCGTATTTCTCGCAAAAGCACGCTAAGACTCGCAAAGTACGCTAAGCGGGCCAGACACCCTTCCCGACCGCCAGCTTGAGAATTGTCATGGCGCCAGTGAACCGAGTTCCTGAGTAACTTCAAAAATCTCAACATCACCATGCCGATATGCAAGCTTGAGCCAACTGGGCGGCGCGAAGCTATCCGAAATCTCCCTCTCAAATGGTCCGTACACGACATGGCGCACTCGGTGCTCCATAAACAACTCCCGCGCAACCTCGTCATTCATCGTCCCTCCGTAGAACGCGGTGACTTGAGCCCCCTTCTCATCACTGTGGATTGTCTGCCCGTAGTGACCAAGAAACACATGCAAGCCGGTCATTGACGGGGCAAGACTGCCCGTAAAATAAGACGAGAACACCACGGCATCACGATCTGTGTTCGCTCTCAACCAGTCGAAAGCCGCAATCAAATCAAGGGGCACGTATCGTCTTGGATCGGTAGAATCGATAGACTCAGGGCCAGGTCCTCGCGCGATCATTTGCCCGATGACGAAACCAACATTCGTGAGGGAACCAAACGTGACAGCGCCAACCAGGAACAATTTTCGGTAATGCGCCCCGGCGGGCCGTTTGAAAACTTTGCGCACGATCCAGAACAGCGCAACTGAAGCCGCTATCGAAAGCGGCAACTGCAGACCTTCAACGAGCCGCCGCTGGAAGCTCAACGGCGCATAGAGCATCGCGGTTTGCACGAGAGCCCAAATGAGAAGCAAGCGGCCGTGCGGCGCCCGAGTCCTCCACATCAGGAAAAAGCCAGGCACAGCCAACATCGCCACGATGCCGAAGCCGAGAGCGTATTCCCAGGGCGGGGGCGACAAGGTATCCGTTATTCGCAACCACTCGCGTAAGACTTCGTTTGATCGGTTCAGATAAACCATGTACGCGACGCCTGGAATAGTCCCGGCGGTAAACCCGGCAGCCGCCACACCAATTGCCGCGTTATAGTACGAGCGCCGTCTTTTCGGTCCGTCGTTCCACCACGGCCACGTTAGCAATGCCACTCCCGCCACTCCCCAAACCACGACGACCAGATACGGATGCACAACGGCAAGCAGCGATACCAGGATTCCCGCGATAAGCGCCCGGCTTGGTTTCTTCTCGACGAGGGCGCTGGACAACAGCTTGATCGAAGCAAAAATCAGAGCTGCTCCCACTGCAAAATGCACCTGCGCGAAGACCGACCGAAACGCGATCGCCTCGGGCATGTTCAAGTCCGCTGAGCCCGATGCTGCGTGGACGCCGAACAAGTCGCTTCTGTTTTTCACGGCATAAACAAGCCACCCGAAGCCACCCGACATCGCATATAACCACAGCGAGTACCGCACTCGCGTTCGGGATTTCATCACGCTGGCAGCGAGCGCACTCGCGACGAGTAAGAGCACCAGACCCGCGAGGAGTCTCGCGGCATGAAACGTCAGCGCTACAGGCATTCGAGTGACCCGAGCGATTGCCCCGAGTATGGTCCACAGCGGCAGAAAAAACTCACAGGATTGCGGCTCAGAGGTGAACAGGTCACACATGAGCAGACAACCATCAGCGCCCTGTCTTATCCATGCAAAGTAGGTGAAGGTGTCGTCGTACGCGGTCAGCACTCCAGTGAACGCGTAGCCATTAGGAGTGCGTAGAGCGGCGGCGGCATATGGAATCGTCGTCAGAAGGGCGAGCGCGAGCCAGACCGGCCCAACATCTCGAAGGGCGCGTAAGCCGAAGACTGATAGACGTGAGATGAACGATTCTTCCTCATCCTTCATCCTACCTTCTCCGCTTAGAAGTTCGTGGCAAACAATCGCGAGTAATAGAAGAGCACAGGCGCGCAGAACAGGATGCTGTCGACGCGATCCAGCATTCCGCCGTGGCCAGGCAATAAAACGCCTGAGTCCTTCACGCCGGCGCCGCGCTTCAACATTGACTCGGCGAGGTCACCGATCTGCCCGATCACTCCCATCGCAGCGCCAAGCGCCAACGCGTGCACAACAGGGATTTCATGAAAGAAGGTCAGCTTGCAAAGGTAGCCGGCGACGACCGCCATCACGAACCCACCGATCGCCCCTTCTATCGTTTTGCCCGGGCTGATGCGCGGAGCAAGCTTGTGACGTCCAATCGCGCGCCCCGTGTAGTACGCTCCTGTGTCGGTCATCATCACGATGGCGAAGAACGTCATTAGCAGCTTCGAGACAAGATGAGGAACGGGCGTCGACGACGCTACCTCGGACATCATTCGAACTCCGACCAGACAACCCGCAAGTAGAGCCACATAGACAACGCCGAAGACAGTTGCCGAAACCGACACCAGCGACTTCTTGATATCGTTCGGCTGAGACATCGCTCCCGAGAGCGACGCGATCGACAGCGCAGCTATCCCTGCGACCGTTAGTGCCGGTTCCTCGAAGACGAAGCTCGCAATCACCACCAGCCCTGCGCCGTATCCGGGAACAACTTGCGGTTTGCAGCCAACCTTTGATGCCAGGCTATAAAACTCGCCCAAAGCGAGAACAACGGCGATGGTCGTCAGGGCCACGAAAAAGTATGGCGATTGGCTCCAGACGGCGTAGAGCAGGATGGGAAGCGCGACGATGGCGGTGAGGATACGTTTCATAAAGGTGATGCGTGGACCGTGATGCGTGAAACGTGATGCGTGATGCGTGATGCGTGACCGGATGAGGTGGAAGTGCGCGTTCATAGCCTCGATCCGGTCACGCATCACGCGTCACGCATCACGCCTCACGCATCACGTTCCACGCACCCGTTTCACGCCTCACGGATCACGGATCACCAACCACTCATTTCATGTTTGCGGCGATCAGTGAATTCTTTGCCCCCGGTTTGACGTCGCCGTATCGCCGCTCTCGCTTCTGATACTCGATGACGGCTTCGAAAAGATTCGCGCGGCGGAAGTCGGGCCAAAGCACTTCGGTCACGTATATCTCGCTGTAAGCGATTTGCCAGAGCAAGAAGTTCGACACGCGCATTTCCCCGCTGGTGCGAACGAGAAGATCGGGATCCGGCAGGTCCCTGGTGAACAGATGCTGTTCGATATCGTAGTCGGTTATTTCTGAAGGGTCGCGGCCCCCGGCGCGACACTCGGCGGCAATCTCGCGGCAAGCCTCAACCAATTCCGATCGCCCGCTGTAGTTGAGCGCCACGGTGAGCACCGTTCCGCTGTTGTCAGCGGTCTCGCGCCGAGCGCGA
This window harbors:
- a CDS encoding toll/interleukin-1 receptor domain-containing protein, with translation MKVFLSYAKSDEKLARRIGDGLSQAGLTVWDYRRDVLPGDLWSEKATQALRGSDAMVVLLTPDGVLSEQVRWEIEYALGSQAFKNRLIPVIVGSPDKIQRNSVPWILWRLQTISVPEHGNQRKAIQQIAQRLAQAA
- a CDS encoding ABC transporter permease, with the protein product MNKFIEAAAIALSSIMAHKLRSFLTLLGVIIGVAVVTAVATVIEGANVYIKEKIATLGAGVFSLQKASVTSFGDFQKFLDAFRRNPDLTIDDLAALRESVTLAEQIGAQDGGSKPVKYGNVTLDGVGVQGVTPNTLLLSSTEIAQGRYINDFDNESRKDVAFLGSEVAEGLFPQIDPIGKDIKIGPDLYTVIGVAKKLGSVLGQSQDNFVQLPLLTFFKAFGKRSSPTFRIIIRGRPDVPPEKVQDQVRVMMRTRHKLDYSKPDDFSIATDEATEQLLGSIVSVVAAVAFPVVGISLVIGGIVIMNIMLASVTERTREIGIRKSLGATRRDILMQFLVESAMMSGIGGLIGLLLAVVSMAILKQFVPVPVAIPLWAPVIAISVSTLVGVFFGLYPANRAARLDPITALRAD
- a CDS encoding ABC transporter permease codes for the protein MHIQEIGENVLMALDTLRTHKVRSALTMLGVIGGTMTVIAISSFLTGLSEFVLEQTKRFGPDIVFVTKWDNIGIRFSRPSQSERSRKNLTIDDARAVAELPSAESVSPTMIVGSFGPGGTQPVVKHKGIEANRPLIFGVWPNYDVVRNVYIRSGRFFTPAEQDHRSQVAILGSAIAETLFGALDPLDREVEVDGKIYHVIGVMEKAPGGLFGGDPVEDRQLILPFETLKRDHPEIDDITINVKARPDRFGRLIDEITELMRRRRGVPNDKPNDFGISTPGSIFEVISQFASVASVIVFPLSAAGLLVGGIGVMNIMLVSVTERTKEIGVRRAIGARKSDIIWQFLTEAITLTAVGGVIGIFAGWVISLALRQLAPTLPSVIPLWAVVLGFVVSCSVGLIFGMWPAMKAARLDPIEALRYE
- a CDS encoding Yip1 family protein; amino-acid sequence: MSQPEDQIPATPPYGAPHQQDQTPVDEPARLGPLARLTGVLLSPGETFADVNRKPTWIAPMIIGIATVLASTFFFQWRVHPDWDSIMRNQMKKQMEKSNQSLTEEQMQQRVDFGKSIAKFSPIIAAVFTPIIYVILAGIFALGLMFIQAKTTFKKILSVVAWSSAATGIVATVVTMASLMVRDEEGLRSIDPTQSSGIVPSNLAAFLSSETSAVIKSVAGSIDIFSIWFLILLTIGFAAIAGSRKITTGKTATVVFGFWAVYVLVKVGWAAVFGG
- a CDS encoding dipeptide ABC transporter ATP-binding protein, encoding MTVEPNLVEVRNLTKHFPVGSGLLGIGRDAVRAVDDVSFSIRRGETFGLVGESGCGKSTTGRCILRLIEPTSGGVSFDGQDLLALSSNDLRRLRRDIQIIFQDPYSSLNPRMTVGRIVGEPLTIHRIGDRGGRRDRVAELLRLVGLEPEHADRYPHEFSGGQRQRIGIARALALNPRFIVCDEPVSALDVSVQAQVVNLLQDLQEQLGLTYLFISHGLSVVEHISTRVGIMYLGKLVEIASSEEIFHNPLHPYTRALLSAIPIPDPEIRRERLRLTGDIPTAIEPPSGCRFRTRCPIAEPRCADSEPQLIEVSSGHFVACMVVAPSEKT
- a CDS encoding ABC transporter ATP-binding protein is translated as MTDNILEVKNLSTHFLTRAGTIKAADDLSFAIKPGSTLALVGESGSGKSVTSLSIMRLVPSPGKIMAGEIIFNGRDLMKLDNEQMRRLRGREIAMIFQDPMTSLNPVYTVGDQIAEAIELHEGLQPRQAWKKAVEMMTRVKITDAGRRAKDYPHQLSGGMRQRVMIAMALSCKPRLLIADEPTTALDVTIQAEILELLRNLRADFALSMLLITHDLGVVAETADRVAVMYAGRIVEEASVREIFHNPRHPYTEGLLRSVPRLTEEGLKLRRLQTIEGAVPNLLHLPEGCKFAPRCAYVIDQCKKGEVPLIAVSDEHRARCIRYDQVGDEPAKTHSERSSNAQTKTGVGMS